A genomic segment from Aegilops tauschii subsp. strangulata cultivar AL8/78 chromosome 1, Aet v6.0, whole genome shotgun sequence encodes:
- the LOC109744624 gene encoding uncharacterized protein codes for MDKVLAFSILSASPADVAPGAGASWARFSWQGRKLRDDEQARAGQEGKQGGPPAEAEQQPDKGRSQSPPTLRPRFAPEFDGIDCFETIVCH; via the coding sequence ATGGACAAGGTGCTGGCCTTCTCCATCCTGAGCGCGTCGCCGGCCGACGTCGCACCCGGCGCCGGCGCCAGCTGGGCTCGGTTCTCCTGGCAGGGGAGGAAGCTGCGGGACGACGAACAGGCCAGAGCAGGGCAAGAGGGGAAGCAGGGCGGTCCGCCGGCGGAGGCGGAGCAGCAGCCGGACAAGGGGAGATCGCAGTCGCCGCCGACGTTGCGGCCGCGGTTCGCGCCGGAGTTCGACGGGATCGACTGCTTCGAGACCATCGTGTGCCACTGA